A single window of Enterobacteriaceae bacterium ESL0689 DNA harbors:
- the maeB gene encoding NADP-dependent oxaloacetate-decarboxylating malate dehydrogenase, protein MDEQLKQSALDFHEFPVPGKIQVVPTKPLVTQHDLALAYSPGVAAPCLEIEKDPQAAYKYTAKGNLVAVISNGTAVLGLGNIGPLAGKPVMEGKGVLFKKFAGIDVFDIEVAERDPDKFIDVVAALEPTFGGINLEDIKAPECFYIEQKLRERMNIPVFHDDQHGTAIISTAAILNGLRVVGKKLADVRMVVSGAGAAAIACMNLLVALGMNKHNIVVCDSKGVIYQGREANMAETKAAYAVKDDGKRTLNDVIDGADIFLGCSGPKVLTAEMVKRMARAPLILALANPEPEILPPLAKQAREDAIICTGRSDYPNQVNNVLCFPFIFRGALDVGATTINEQMKLAAVHAIAELAHAEQSEVVASAYGDQDLSFGPEYIIPKPFDPRLIVKIAPAVAKAAMDSGVATRPITDFDAYVEKLRAFIDKTNLFMKPVFSQARKDPRSVVLVEGEETRILHATQELVSSGVAKPILIGRPAVIEQRIRKLGLQIKAGVDFEIVNNESDPRYKTYWNEYYQLMKRRGVTQQQARYTVMSNTTVIGALMVLRGEADAMICGTVGEYHEHYAIVQSLLGYRKGVYTAGAMNALLLPGGNTFITDTYVNDDPTAEQLTEITLMAAESVRRFGIEPRVALLSHSSFGSSDCPAAVKMRQVLALVQEQAPELMIDGEMQGDAALVESIRQERMPDSPLKGAANILVMPNMEAARISYNLLRVSGSEGVTVGPVLMGIAKPVHILTPQASVRRIVNMVALAVAEAQMQA, encoded by the coding sequence ATGGACGAACAATTAAAACAGAGTGCTTTAGATTTCCATGAATTTCCTGTGCCTGGTAAAATCCAGGTAGTACCGACTAAACCCCTTGTTACACAGCATGATCTGGCGCTGGCCTATTCACCCGGTGTTGCCGCCCCCTGCCTTGAAATCGAAAAAGATCCGCAAGCAGCCTATAAATACACCGCGAAAGGTAACCTGGTGGCGGTTATCTCTAACGGTACTGCGGTATTAGGATTAGGTAATATCGGCCCACTGGCGGGTAAGCCGGTGATGGAAGGCAAAGGGGTATTATTTAAGAAATTTGCCGGTATTGATGTATTTGATATTGAAGTCGCTGAACGTGATCCGGATAAGTTTATCGATGTCGTGGCGGCGCTGGAGCCGACGTTTGGCGGTATTAATCTGGAAGATATCAAAGCGCCCGAGTGCTTCTATATTGAGCAAAAATTGCGTGAGCGCATGAATATTCCGGTGTTTCATGATGATCAACACGGCACCGCGATTATCAGTACCGCCGCCATTCTGAATGGCCTGCGCGTAGTCGGTAAAAAGCTTGCTGACGTGCGAATGGTGGTATCGGGTGCCGGTGCGGCAGCGATCGCCTGTATGAACCTGTTAGTCGCGCTGGGCATGAATAAGCACAATATCGTGGTCTGTGACTCCAAAGGGGTGATTTACCAGGGTCGTGAAGCCAATATGGCGGAGACCAAAGCCGCTTATGCGGTGAAAGATGACGGTAAACGTACCCTGAATGATGTTATTGATGGCGCCGATATTTTCCTCGGTTGTTCCGGGCCGAAGGTATTAACCGCTGAGATGGTAAAAAGAATGGCGCGCGCGCCGCTGATCCTCGCGCTGGCGAATCCGGAGCCGGAGATCCTGCCACCGCTGGCAAAACAGGCGCGTGAAGATGCGATTATCTGTACCGGGCGTTCTGACTACCCCAACCAGGTGAATAATGTTCTTTGCTTTCCGTTTATTTTCCGTGGTGCGCTTGATGTCGGCGCGACAACCATTAATGAACAGATGAAACTGGCGGCGGTGCATGCGATTGCTGAGCTGGCGCATGCAGAGCAGAGTGAGGTGGTGGCGTCTGCCTATGGTGATCAGGACCTGAGCTTTGGCCCGGAATATATTATTCCCAAACCGTTCGATCCACGGCTGATTGTTAAAATTGCCCCGGCGGTCGCGAAAGCCGCGATGGACTCTGGCGTAGCCACCCGCCCGATCACCGATTTTGACGCTTATGTTGAGAAACTGCGGGCGTTTATCGACAAAACGAATTTGTTTATGAAGCCGGTTTTCTCACAGGCACGTAAAGATCCGCGATCTGTCGTGCTGGTCGAAGGGGAAGAGACGCGCATTCTGCATGCGACTCAGGAGCTGGTCTCATCAGGGGTGGCGAAGCCGATCCTGATTGGCCGTCCGGCAGTAATTGAACAGCGTATTCGTAAGCTGGGATTGCAGATCAAAGCCGGTGTCGATTTTGAGATCGTCAATAACGAATCCGATCCGCGTTATAAAACATACTGGAATGAATATTATCAGTTAATGAAACGGCGTGGGGTCACCCAGCAACAGGCGCGCTACACTGTGATGAGCAATACGACGGTTATTGGTGCGCTGATGGTATTGCGTGGCGAAGCCGACGCGATGATCTGCGGTACGGTCGGTGAATACCATGAACACTACGCCATCGTGCAGTCATTACTGGGCTATCGTAAAGGGGTTTATACTGCTGGTGCGATGAATGCGTTATTGCTGCCAGGGGGAAATACCTTTATTACCGATACTTATGTTAATGATGATCCGACGGCAGAACAGTTAACCGAAATTACGCTAATGGCAGCGGAAAGTGTTCGTCGTTTCGGCATCGAACCCCGGGTGGCGCTGCTTTCACACTCCAGTTTTGGTTCTTCGGACTGCCCGGCGGCGGTGAAAATGCGTCAGGTGCTGGCGCTGGTGCAGGAGCAGGCACCGGAATTGATGATCGATGGTGAAATGCAGGGTGATGCGGCGCTGGTGGAGAGTATTCGTCAGGAACGGATGCCGGATAGTCCGCTGAAAGGCGCTGCCAACATCCTCGTCATGCCGAATATGGAAGCGGCGCGCATCAGCTACAACCTGTTGCGGGTTTCCGGGTCGGAAGGTGTCACCGTAGGGCCCGTGCTGATGGGAATAGCAAAACCCGTGCATATTCTGACCCCGCAGGCTTCGGTACGCCGTATTGTCAATATGGTCGCGCTGGCCGTGGCTGAAGCACAAATGCAGGCATAG
- the amiA gene encoding N-acetylmuramoyl-L-alanine amidase AmiA encodes MNTFNLLKIRVSRRQVLRAGLAILTLYTTAAPVTAKEPPLKKSAEHSRTGTKKTKARRIVMLDPGHGGIDTGAIGPGGEKEKHVVLAIAKNVRSILRASGIEARLTRNNDTFVPLYDRVEIAHQQKADLFISIHADGFTNPDVAGCSVFALSNRGASSAMAKYLSDRENRADEVAGKKFTKKDLLLQQVVFDLVQTNTIKNSLTLGSHVLKKLKPVHTLHSHDTEQAAFVVLKSPSIPSVLVETSFITNPREEKLLGTPAFRQKIAQAIAEGIISYFHWFDNKKTHAVKRK; translated from the coding sequence ATGAACACTTTTAATCTTTTAAAAATACGTGTATCACGTCGCCAGGTACTGAGAGCGGGACTGGCTATTCTCACGCTTTATACAACCGCGGCTCCCGTCACGGCGAAAGAGCCGCCGTTGAAAAAATCCGCTGAGCACAGTCGCACCGGGACTAAAAAGACGAAAGCCCGACGGATAGTGATGCTTGATCCAGGCCACGGTGGGATTGATACCGGCGCTATCGGCCCAGGGGGCGAAAAGGAAAAACACGTCGTTCTTGCGATTGCTAAAAATGTGCGCAGTATCCTGCGTGCCAGCGGTATCGAAGCTCGACTGACACGTAACAATGATACGTTTGTTCCACTCTACGATCGGGTTGAAATCGCTCATCAGCAGAAGGCGGATCTGTTTATATCGATTCACGCCGACGGCTTTACCAATCCTGATGTTGCTGGCTGCTCTGTCTTTGCCCTCTCTAATCGTGGCGCGAGCAGCGCGATGGCAAAGTATTTGTCGGATCGCGAAAACCGCGCCGATGAGGTGGCCGGTAAGAAATTCACTAAAAAGGATCTTCTGCTGCAACAGGTTGTGTTTGATCTGGTTCAGACGAATACGATTAAAAACAGCCTGACCCTCGGCTCGCATGTACTGAAAAAACTTAAGCCGGTGCATACGTTACACAGTCACGATACAGAACAGGCAGCATTCGTGGTGTTAAAATCCCCCTCGATCCCCTCCGTGCTGGTAGAAACCTCTTTTATTACCAATCCGCGTGAAGAAAAACTATTAGGCACGCCCGCATTCCGGCAGAAAATCGCCCAGGCGATCGCGGAAGGCATTATCAGTTACTTTCACTGGTTTGATAACAAGAAAACCCATGCGGTAAAGCGCAAATAA
- a CDS encoding GNAT family acetyltransferase codes for MEIRVFRHQDFDEVITLWERCALLHPWDDPEMDIERKMNHDVSLFLVAEINGEIVGTVMGGYDGHRGSACYLAVDPEYRCRGIANALLTRLEKKLIARGCPKINIMIDSDNDLLQGMYERLDYENDDLLCMGKRLIEDEGY; via the coding sequence ATGGAGATCCGCGTTTTTCGCCATCAGGATTTTGATGAAGTCATTACGCTATGGGAGCGTTGTGCGCTTTTACATCCGTGGGATGATCCCGAAATGGATATTGAGCGTAAGATGAACCACGATGTCAGCCTGTTCCTGGTCGCTGAAATTAACGGCGAAATTGTCGGCACGGTGATGGGGGGCTATGACGGTCACCGTGGTTCCGCCTGTTATCTGGCTGTTGATCCGGAGTATCGTTGTCGTGGGATTGCCAATGCCTTACTGACCCGGCTGGAGAAAAAATTGATAGCCCGTGGTTGTCCGAAAATTAACATTATGATTGATAGTGATAATGACCTGTTGCAGGGCATGTATGAGCGCCTGGATTACGAAAATGATGATCTCCTCTGTATGGGGAAACGTCTTATTGAAGATGAGGGGTACTGA
- a CDS encoding RpoE-regulated lipoprotein: protein MSLRYLLCCPLLLLLTGCSTLSAINVSAFWPWNWFTSSVVVSDQGVGQLTATTPLSEQAIRDALPGNYRLRRGMKSVNGNIEPYYEALKEGQVMMTIEGHSGTITRITTTDSAVKTAGGVRIGTPFSTLYRRAFGHCRKENHSTTMAIVCQAEGSQHISYVFSGEWHGPQGLLPPDDSLQNWPVSQIIWQR, encoded by the coding sequence ATGTCATTACGCTATTTACTGTGTTGTCCTCTATTACTGCTGTTGACCGGGTGCTCAACCCTGAGTGCAATCAATGTGTCAGCTTTCTGGCCGTGGAACTGGTTTACTTCTTCGGTAGTAGTGAGCGATCAGGGAGTCGGCCAACTCACGGCGACGACCCCACTGAGCGAACAGGCTATCCGTGATGCTTTGCCTGGCAATTATCGCTTACGCCGTGGCATGAAATCAGTAAACGGTAACATTGAGCCCTATTATGAGGCGCTGAAAGAGGGGCAGGTCATGATGACTATTGAAGGGCACAGCGGTACGATAACACGGATTACGACAACCGATAGTGCCGTTAAAACCGCCGGAGGTGTGCGGATCGGCACGCCATTTAGCACATTATATCGCCGGGCGTTTGGCCACTGCCGGAAAGAAAACCACAGCACGACAATGGCCATTGTTTGTCAGGCTGAGGGGAGTCAGCATATCAGTTATGTGTTTAGTGGTGAGTGGCACGGCCCACAAGGATTGCTACCGCCGGATGATAGCCTGCAAAACTGGCCGGTCAGCCAAATCATCTGGCAGCGCTAG
- a CDS encoding Dyp-type peroxidase: MSQIQTAILPEHCHAAIWIEANVKGDVNALRDASRVFVSKLIAMQQRFPQAQLGAVVAFGHDVWRQLSGGIGAQELKNFPGYGHGMAPASQHDVLIHILSASHAVNFSVALAAVAAFGDCIEVQHEIHGFRWIEERDLSGFIDGTENPAGIENRREVTIIKDGVDAGGSYVFVQRWQHDLSLLSHIDLKDQEMMIGRTKATSEEIPADKRPATSHVSRVDLTVDGKSLKIVRQSLPYGTASGVHGLYFCAYCASLYNIEQQLLSMFGDTDGKCDAILRFTKPLSGGYYFVPSLDRLQAL; this comes from the coding sequence ATGTCTCAGATTCAAACTGCCATTTTGCCGGAACATTGTCATGCGGCAATCTGGATAGAAGCCAATGTTAAAGGCGATGTTAACGCCCTGCGTGATGCCAGTCGGGTATTCGTCAGCAAATTAATCGCCATGCAGCAACGTTTTCCGCAAGCGCAACTGGGTGCGGTGGTGGCGTTTGGCCATGATGTCTGGCGTCAGTTAAGTGGCGGTATCGGCGCCCAGGAGCTGAAAAACTTTCCCGGTTATGGTCACGGGATGGCACCTGCCAGCCAGCATGATGTGTTGATTCATATTCTTTCGGCAAGTCATGCGGTCAATTTTTCTGTTGCGCTGGCGGCGGTGGCTGCTTTTGGTGACTGTATCGAGGTGCAACATGAGATACACGGCTTTCGCTGGATTGAAGAGCGTGACCTGAGTGGGTTTATTGATGGCACCGAAAACCCGGCGGGGATTGAGAATCGTCGTGAAGTCACCATCATTAAAGATGGTGTCGATGCCGGTGGCAGCTACGTCTTCGTACAGCGCTGGCAACATGATCTGTCGCTGTTAAGCCATATTGATCTGAAGGATCAGGAGATGATGATTGGCAGAACGAAAGCGACCAGTGAAGAGATCCCGGCCGATAAACGTCCGGCGACATCGCATGTCAGCCGGGTGGACTTAACGGTGGATGGCAAATCGCTGAAGATTGTCCGTCAGAGCCTGCCTTATGGGACTGCCAGTGGGGTTCATGGCCTCTATTTCTGTGCCTATTGCGCCAGTCTCTATAATATTGAACAACAGCTACTGAGTATGTTTGGCGATACTGACGGCAAATGTGATGCCATTTTGCGATTTACCAAACCGCTGAGTGGTGGCTACTACTTTGTCCCTTCTCTCGATCGGCTCCAGGCGCTATAA
- the cysP gene encoding thiosulfate ABC transporter substrate-binding protein CysP yields the protein MTVKIGKKPYGWLAVIMLLTAQLQASELLNSSYDVSRELFATLNPVFEQQWAKDNAGDKLIIKQSHAGSSKQALAILQGLKADVVTYNQVTDVQILHDKGNLLPADWQDRLPHKSSPFYSTMAFLVRKGNPKGIHHWHDLVRSDVRLIFPNPKTSGNGRYTYLAAWVAASQSAGGDKIKTEQFMIQLLKNVAVFDIGGRGATTTFADHGLGDVLISFESEVNQIRQQYPAQEFEVVVPQINILAEFPVAWLDKNVNANGSEKAAKAYLNWLYSPQAQTIITDYYYRVNNPTMMAQLENKFPSVTLFEVTQQFGPWSQVMATHFVSGGELDKLLAAGRQ from the coding sequence ATGACCGTAAAGATAGGGAAAAAACCATACGGATGGCTGGCAGTGATAATGCTGCTGACAGCCCAGCTGCAGGCGAGTGAATTGCTCAACAGCTCTTATGATGTTTCCCGTGAGCTTTTTGCGACGCTCAATCCTGTCTTTGAACAGCAGTGGGCAAAAGACAATGCGGGCGATAAGCTGATTATTAAACAATCGCATGCCGGTTCGTCGAAACAGGCACTGGCGATATTGCAGGGCTTAAAAGCGGATGTGGTGACTTACAATCAGGTCACCGATGTGCAAATTCTGCACGACAAAGGCAATCTGCTTCCGGCTGACTGGCAAGACCGTTTGCCGCATAAAAGTTCCCCCTTCTACTCGACAATGGCCTTCCTGGTGCGTAAAGGAAATCCAAAAGGCATTCATCACTGGCATGATCTGGTGCGTTCTGATGTCAGGCTGATCTTTCCTAATCCGAAAACATCCGGTAATGGGCGCTATACCTATCTGGCGGCGTGGGTGGCCGCCAGTCAATCTGCCGGGGGCGATAAGATCAAAACAGAGCAGTTTATGATCCAGTTGCTGAAAAATGTCGCTGTATTTGATATCGGAGGCCGGGGTGCGACCACGACTTTTGCCGATCATGGGCTGGGTGATGTGCTGATCAGTTTTGAATCGGAAGTGAATCAAATTCGCCAGCAGTATCCGGCGCAGGAGTTCGAAGTGGTGGTGCCGCAGATCAATATCCTGGCGGAATTTCCGGTGGCGTGGCTGGATAAAAATGTTAATGCGAATGGCAGCGAAAAGGCCGCAAAAGCCTATCTCAACTGGCTTTACAGTCCACAGGCGCAGACGATCATCACCGATTATTACTATCGGGTCAATAATCCGACTATGATGGCTCAGTTAGAGAATAAATTTCCGTCAGTGACGTTGTTCGAGGTGACACAACAGTTTGGCCCGTGGTCGCAAGTGATGGCGACACATTTTGTTAGCGGCGGTGAGCTGGATAAGCTGCTGGCGGCAGGGCGTCAGTAA
- the cysT gene encoding sulfate/thiosulfate ABC transporter permease CysT has product MLTRKSQRVLPGFTLSLGTSLLFICLILLLPLSALLMQLAQMSLAQYWQVISHPQVVAAYKVTLLSAFAAALFNGLFGLLMAWILTRYRFPGHTLLDALMDLPFALPTAVAGLTLASLFSANGWYGAWLAKFDIQVTYTWYGIAVAMAFTSIPFVVRTVQPVLEELGPEYEEAAQTLGATRLQSFRKVVLPEISPALLAGVALSFTRSLGEFGAVIFIAGNIAWKTEVTSLMIFIRLQEFDYPAASAIASVILVASLLLLFSINTLQSRFGRRVAGD; this is encoded by the coding sequence ATGTTGACGAGGAAATCTCAGCGGGTGCTGCCGGGATTTACGTTGAGTCTTGGCACCAGCTTATTATTTATCTGTTTGATTTTATTGTTACCTCTGAGCGCATTATTGATGCAACTGGCGCAGATGAGCCTTGCGCAGTACTGGCAGGTTATCTCGCATCCCCAGGTGGTGGCGGCTTATAAAGTCACCCTGTTATCGGCGTTTGCTGCGGCGCTATTTAATGGTCTCTTTGGCTTACTGATGGCGTGGATCCTGACGCGCTATCGCTTTCCTGGACATACACTGCTTGATGCGCTGATGGATCTGCCCTTTGCGTTACCGACCGCGGTGGCGGGGTTGACCCTGGCTTCTCTGTTTTCAGCCAATGGCTGGTATGGCGCATGGCTGGCAAAGTTTGATATCCAGGTCACTTATACCTGGTATGGCATCGCGGTTGCGATGGCGTTTACCAGTATTCCGTTTGTGGTGCGTACCGTTCAGCCGGTACTGGAGGAGCTGGGCCCGGAGTATGAAGAAGCGGCGCAAACCCTCGGTGCGACGCGCTTGCAGAGCTTTCGTAAAGTGGTATTGCCAGAGATATCCCCGGCACTGCTGGCCGGTGTGGCACTCTCTTTTACCCGCAGTTTAGGTGAGTTTGGCGCAGTGATTTTTATTGCCGGTAATATTGCATGGAAAACGGAAGTGACATCACTGATGATCTTTATACGTTTACAGGAGTTTGATTATCCGGCAGCAAGCGCCATTGCCTCGGTTATTCTGGTAGCTTCCCTGTTATTGCTGTTTTCTATTAACACCCTGCAAAGCCGCTTTGGCCGACGTGTAGCAGGTGACTAA
- the cysW gene encoding sulfate/thiosulfate ABC transporter permease CysW, with translation MVGVTSLRNDKFFRFNAGKWLLISTGMLVSLFILIVPLTYIFVQAFSQGVMPVLRNLADPDMLHAIWLTVMIALITVPVNMVFGILLAWLVTRFTFPGRQLLLTLLDIPFAVSPVVAGLVYLLFYGANGPLAGWLESWNLHIMFAWPGMVLVTIFVTCPFVARELVPVMMSQGSQEDEAAILLGASGWQMFWRVTLPDIRWALLYGVVLTNARAIGEFGAVSVVSGAIRGKTLSLPLQVELLEQDYNTVGSFTAAALLTLMAILTLLLKSLLQWRLARQQKNLPQTGIS, from the coding sequence ATGGTCGGGGTGACTTCATTGCGCAACGATAAATTTTTCCGTTTTAATGCGGGGAAATGGTTATTAATCAGCACTGGAATGCTGGTGTCTCTGTTTATCCTGATTGTGCCGCTGACATATATCTTTGTGCAGGCTTTCAGCCAGGGGGTAATGCCAGTACTGCGTAATCTCGCTGATCCGGATATGTTACATGCTATCTGGCTGACGGTGATGATCGCGTTAATCACCGTGCCGGTGAATATGGTATTCGGGATACTGCTGGCATGGCTGGTGACACGGTTTACCTTTCCAGGCCGTCAGCTGCTGCTAACGTTACTGGATATTCCCTTTGCCGTTTCACCGGTTGTTGCTGGTCTGGTGTATCTGTTGTTCTACGGTGCCAATGGCCCGCTGGCGGGCTGGCTGGAAAGCTGGAACCTGCATATCATGTTTGCCTGGCCGGGAATGGTGCTGGTCACTATTTTCGTCACCTGTCCTTTTGTGGCGCGGGAACTGGTGCCCGTGATGATGAGCCAGGGAAGCCAGGAAGATGAAGCGGCGATTTTACTCGGCGCCTCTGGCTGGCAGATGTTCTGGCGCGTGACATTACCAGATATTCGCTGGGCGTTATTGTATGGCGTGGTGCTGACTAATGCCCGCGCGATCGGCGAATTTGGTGCGGTATCGGTTGTTTCGGGTGCCATCCGTGGTAAAACGCTGTCTCTGCCACTGCAGGTGGAGTTACTTGAGCAGGATTACAATACGGTCGGTTCTTTTACCGCCGCCGCTTTGCTGACCTTGATGGCGATTCTGACGCTGTTATTAAAGAGTCTTTTACAATGGCGTCTGGCGCGCCAGCAAAAAAACCTACCACAGACGGGGATATCATGA
- the cysA gene encoding sulfate/thiosulfate ABC transporter ATP-binding protein CysA translates to MSIEIAGVYKSFGHTAVLNDISLDIPSGQMVALLGPSGSGKTTLLRIIAGLESQSGGDIRFHGADVSRLHARDRKVGFVFQHYALFRHMSVFDNIAFGLTVLPRRQRPNAAALKAKVNQLLEMVQLAPLAERYPAQLSGGQKQRVALARALAVEPQILLLDEPFGALDAQVRKELRRWLRQLHEELKFTSVFVTHDQEEAMEVADRVVIMSHGHIEQADVPQQVWREPASRFVLSFMGEVNCLSGMLRGSYVHVGAHCWSLGYTPCYQGSVDLFLRPWEIDISHQTSLETPLPVQVIEASPKGHYIQLVVQPSGWSDGVLTVVIPGNHVPARGQRLFIGLQHARLYNGDQRIEAVKQWTVAESV, encoded by the coding sequence ATGAGCATTGAAATTGCCGGTGTTTATAAATCATTTGGTCATACTGCCGTGCTGAATGATATCTCGCTGGATATTCCTTCCGGGCAAATGGTGGCGTTACTGGGGCCATCAGGTTCCGGTAAAACAACCTTATTACGGATCATCGCCGGTCTGGAGAGCCAGTCCGGCGGCGACATTCGTTTTCATGGCGCTGATGTCAGTCGTCTGCATGCTCGTGACCGCAAAGTGGGTTTTGTTTTTCAGCATTATGCCCTGTTTCGCCATATGAGCGTATTTGACAATATCGCTTTTGGCCTCACCGTGCTGCCACGTCGCCAGCGGCCGAATGCGGCAGCTCTGAAAGCGAAAGTGAATCAACTGCTGGAGATGGTGCAGCTGGCACCGCTGGCTGAGCGTTATCCGGCGCAGCTATCCGGCGGGCAGAAACAGCGGGTAGCACTGGCGCGGGCGCTGGCAGTGGAGCCTCAGATTCTGTTACTGGATGAGCCTTTCGGCGCACTGGATGCTCAGGTGCGTAAGGAGCTGCGCCGCTGGCTACGTCAGCTGCATGAAGAGCTGAAGTTTACCAGTGTCTTTGTCACCCATGATCAGGAAGAAGCCATGGAGGTGGCGGATCGAGTCGTGATTATGAGTCACGGGCATATTGAGCAGGCCGATGTGCCACAGCAGGTCTGGCGCGAACCCGCCTCGCGGTTTGTGCTGTCCTTTATGGGGGAGGTGAATTGTCTGTCCGGCATGCTGCGCGGTAGTTATGTCCATGTTGGTGCGCATTGTTGGTCATTAGGTTATACCCCCTGTTATCAGGGCAGCGTCGATCTGTTTCTGCGTCCGTGGGAGATAGATATCAGTCACCAGACCAGCCTTGAGACGCCGTTGCCTGTGCAGGTTATCGAAGCCAGTCCCAAAGGACACTATATCCAGTTAGTGGTACAGCCGTCAGGCTGGAGTGACGGCGTGTTAACCGTGGTGATCCCCGGCAACCATGTTCCGGCACGGGGGCAGCGGCTGTTCATCGGTTTACAGCATGCCCGATTATACAACGGTGATCAGCGGATCGAAGCCGTTAAACAATGGACGGTTGCTGAGTCAGTCTGA
- the cysM gene encoding cysteine synthase CysM has translation MNTLVQTIGHTPLVKLQRMTPDNGSEIWLKLEGNNPAGSVKDRAACSMISEAEKRGEIKPGDVLLEATSGNTGIALAMIAALKGYRMKLLMPDNMSQERKAAMCAYGAELILTPPEQGMEGARDQAKAMAQRGEGKWLDQFNNPDNAYAHYMTTGPEIWQQTAGRLTHFVSSMGTTGTVMGVSRYLRQQAQPVSIVGLQPQIGSSIPGIRRWSAAYMPGIFDSTLVDSILDIDQQEAENSMRRLATEEGIFCGVSSGGAVAGALRIAHDNPGAVIVAIICDRGDRYLSTGVFDQPSHRP, from the coding sequence GTGAATACATTAGTCCAAACTATAGGTCATACTCCGTTAGTGAAATTACAGCGTATGACGCCGGATAACGGCAGTGAAATCTGGCTTAAGCTGGAGGGAAATAATCCGGCAGGCTCGGTGAAAGATCGGGCGGCCTGTTCGATGATCAGTGAGGCTGAAAAGCGGGGTGAAATAAAACCCGGTGATGTGTTGCTGGAAGCAACCAGTGGTAATACCGGTATTGCGCTGGCAATGATAGCGGCGCTGAAAGGTTACCGGATGAAGCTACTGATGCCCGATAATATGAGCCAGGAGCGCAAGGCCGCCATGTGTGCTTATGGAGCTGAACTGATCCTGACTCCTCCGGAACAAGGCATGGAAGGGGCGCGTGATCAGGCCAAAGCAATGGCACAGCGTGGTGAGGGAAAATGGCTGGATCAATTTAATAATCCGGATAACGCTTATGCGCACTATATGACCACCGGGCCGGAAATCTGGCAGCAAACCGCAGGACGGCTCACTCATTTTGTCTCCAGTATGGGAACCACCGGAACGGTCATGGGCGTATCCCGTTATTTACGCCAACAGGCTCAGCCGGTATCGATTGTCGGGTTACAGCCACAAATCGGTAGCAGTATTCCCGGCATTCGCCGCTGGAGCGCAGCATATATGCCGGGCATATTCGATTCAACGCTGGTTGACAGCATACTCGATATCGATCAACAGGAGGCAGAAAACAGTATGCGACGGCTGGCGACAGAGGAGGGGATTTTTTGTGGTGTCAGCTCCGGGGGGGCGGTCGCCGGAGCATTACGTATTGCCCATGACAATCCCGGTGCTGTGATAGTGGCGATAATCTGTGATCGCGGCGATCGCTATCTGTCGACCGGTGTTTTCGATCAACCCTCTCACCGCCCCTGA
- a CDS encoding type 1 glutamine amidotransferase — translation MRLHFIMHEYFETAGACLRWAQERGYTTSWSRLYAGDPLPANADDFTMLIVLGGPQSPRTTVAECAWFDSHAEQKLIAQAIDAGRIVIGICLGAQLIGEALGAPVLSSPEKEIGHYPITLTDAGLQDRYLAHFGQSLITGHWHNDMPGLTPSASVLATSAGCPQQIVKYSDRVYGFQCHLEFDPETINLLISHAQAELNAAKGQRFVRTEQEMLDWDYREMNQKLWTFLDNLVADYQP, via the coding sequence ATGCGACTCCATTTTATTATGCATGAATATTTTGAAACCGCTGGCGCCTGTTTGCGCTGGGCGCAGGAGCGTGGTTATACCACAAGCTGGTCACGCCTTTATGCGGGTGACCCGCTACCGGCGAATGCCGATGATTTTACCATGTTGATCGTGCTCGGTGGCCCACAGTCGCCGCGCACAACGGTCGCGGAATGTGCCTGGTTTGATAGCCATGCAGAGCAAAAACTCATTGCTCAGGCGATTGACGCTGGTCGTATTGTCATCGGTATCTGTCTGGGCGCGCAGCTGATTGGCGAGGCACTCGGTGCACCGGTGCTCAGCAGCCCGGAAAAAGAGATAGGCCACTACCCTATCACCCTGACCGATGCCGGTTTGCAGGATCGCTACCTTGCCCATTTTGGTCAGTCACTCATTACCGGGCACTGGCATAACGACATGCCGGGGCTGACCCCCTCCGCCAGCGTGCTGGCTACCAGTGCAGGATGCCCGCAGCAGATTGTAAAATACAGCGACCGGGTTTATGGCTTTCAATGCCATCTGGAGTTTGATCCAGAAACGATCAATCTACTGATCTCCCACGCCCAGGCGGAGCTAAATGCGGCCAAAGGTCAACGTTTCGTGCGTACTGAACAGGAGATGCTCGACTGGGATTATCGCGAAATGAACCAAAAACTCTGGACATTTCTTGATAATCTGGTAGCGGATTATCAGCCATAA